From a single Eleginops maclovinus isolate JMC-PN-2008 ecotype Puerto Natales chromosome 2, JC_Emac_rtc_rv5, whole genome shotgun sequence genomic region:
- the rcn2 gene encoding reticulocalbin-2 isoform X2: MASFALLGLLVLQFGFGQSSLKHLHEDHYIGQQHNPEHDMNVLLGEDTEEIQKLSPAEQNKKMLEIVKRIDTNADNVLNPEEITLWIQHVYRKYALDDAKERFPEFDTDKDGVVAWEEYNSVAHDQLISFDDSTVLQDPEQESLRHLHLKERRRFDFADVDGTPGLNVTEFLAFTHPSEVDHMADFAIEDVLSEYDTDKDGLISLSEFIGDIRHDEDSPSQWEIEETVRFKDLYDQDKDGKLNRDEQLRWVAPNSYGSAREEALHLIKEVDQNGDGQISEAEVLRNQEIFMNSEVTDYGRQLHVLHDEL; the protein is encoded by the exons ATGGCATCCTTTGCTTTGCTGGGACTGCTGGTACTTCAGTTTGGATTTGGACAAAGCTCTCTTAAACATCTCCATGAAGATCATTATATTGGCCAGCAGCACAACCCTGAACATGACATGAACGTCCTGCTGGGAGAG GACACTGAGGAGATACAGAAACTTAGCCCAGcagaacagaacaaaaaaatgttggaaattGTGAAGCGGATTGATACAAATGCTGACAATGTGCTGAATCCAG AGGAGATAACACTATGGATTCAACACGTCTATAGAAAATATGCTCTAGATGATGCAAAGGAGCGGTTCCCTGAGTTTGACACTGACAAAGATGGTGTTGTAGCCTGGGAGGAATACAACAGTGTTGCTCATGACCAGCTCATTAGTTTTGATGACAGCACTGTTCTGCAGGACCCAGAGCAAGAGTCTCTAAGACAT CTCCACTTGAAGGAGAGGAGGCGCTTTGACTTTGCTGATGTGGACGGTACACCCGGGCTTAATGTGACAGAATTTCTTGCCTTCACCCATCCCTCTGAAGTGGATCACATGGCC GATTTTGCGATTGAAGATGTGTTGAGTGAATATGACACAGATAAAGATGGACTCATCAGTCTGAGTGAATTCATTGGAGATATTCGACATGATG aggATTCCCCTTCACAGTGGGAGATAGAAGAAACAGTGCGGTTTAAAGACCTCTATGATCAAGATAAGGATGGCAAGTTGAACCGAGACGAGCAGCTTCGCTGGGTTGCACCTAACAGCTACGGCTCAGCAAGAGAAGAG GCTCTACACCTCATTAAGGAAGTGGATCAAAATGGAGATGGACAGATTTCAGAAGCAGAAGTTCTGAGAAATCAAGAAATATTCATGAACAGTGAAGTGACAGATTATGGCAGACAGCTGCATGTTTTACACGATGAACTATAA
- the rcn2 gene encoding reticulocalbin-2 isoform X1: MAVVFGHRPAMASFALLGLLVLQFGFGQSSLKHLHEDHYIGQQHNPEHDMNVLLGEDTEEIQKLSPAEQNKKMLEIVKRIDTNADNVLNPEEITLWIQHVYRKYALDDAKERFPEFDTDKDGVVAWEEYNSVAHDQLISFDDSTVLQDPEQESLRHLHLKERRRFDFADVDGTPGLNVTEFLAFTHPSEVDHMADFAIEDVLSEYDTDKDGLISLSEFIGDIRHDEDSPSQWEIEETVRFKDLYDQDKDGKLNRDEQLRWVAPNSYGSAREEALHLIKEVDQNGDGQISEAEVLRNQEIFMNSEVTDYGRQLHVLHDEL, translated from the exons ATGGCGGTTGTCTTTGGACATCGACCTGCG ATGGCATCCTTTGCTTTGCTGGGACTGCTGGTACTTCAGTTTGGATTTGGACAAAGCTCTCTTAAACATCTCCATGAAGATCATTATATTGGCCAGCAGCACAACCCTGAACATGACATGAACGTCCTGCTGGGAGAG GACACTGAGGAGATACAGAAACTTAGCCCAGcagaacagaacaaaaaaatgttggaaattGTGAAGCGGATTGATACAAATGCTGACAATGTGCTGAATCCAG AGGAGATAACACTATGGATTCAACACGTCTATAGAAAATATGCTCTAGATGATGCAAAGGAGCGGTTCCCTGAGTTTGACACTGACAAAGATGGTGTTGTAGCCTGGGAGGAATACAACAGTGTTGCTCATGACCAGCTCATTAGTTTTGATGACAGCACTGTTCTGCAGGACCCAGAGCAAGAGTCTCTAAGACAT CTCCACTTGAAGGAGAGGAGGCGCTTTGACTTTGCTGATGTGGACGGTACACCCGGGCTTAATGTGACAGAATTTCTTGCCTTCACCCATCCCTCTGAAGTGGATCACATGGCC GATTTTGCGATTGAAGATGTGTTGAGTGAATATGACACAGATAAAGATGGACTCATCAGTCTGAGTGAATTCATTGGAGATATTCGACATGATG aggATTCCCCTTCACAGTGGGAGATAGAAGAAACAGTGCGGTTTAAAGACCTCTATGATCAAGATAAGGATGGCAAGTTGAACCGAGACGAGCAGCTTCGCTGGGTTGCACCTAACAGCTACGGCTCAGCAAGAGAAGAG GCTCTACACCTCATTAAGGAAGTGGATCAAAATGGAGATGGACAGATTTCAGAAGCAGAAGTTCTGAGAAATCAAGAAATATTCATGAACAGTGAAGTGACAGATTATGGCAGACAGCTGCATGTTTTACACGATGAACTATAA